A single region of the Dyella humicola genome encodes:
- a CDS encoding TetR/AcrR family transcriptional regulator — protein MTRLTTAEKILRAAHKLFDRDGADAVTMRRVAEAVGITPMAIYRHFATRDALLKRLSDDSFNAVAHEWETRRTRNPEVLKRLMALAEPYLDYALAHPHLFDHAFSVRRDDARRFPEDFRAGHSPTFNVLLHAVVEGMAQGVLKQDDPHDVAMALWAQQHGLIALYRAGRFSYDEVQFRAFYLQSLGRLFDGIKA, from the coding sequence ATGACTCGCTTGACCACCGCCGAGAAAATCCTCCGGGCCGCGCACAAGCTGTTCGATCGCGACGGCGCCGACGCCGTGACCATGCGCCGCGTCGCCGAGGCGGTGGGCATCACGCCTATGGCGATCTACCGTCACTTTGCCACCCGCGATGCGCTGCTGAAGCGGCTCTCCGACGACAGCTTCAATGCCGTCGCGCATGAGTGGGAAACGCGCCGCACACGGAATCCCGAGGTACTGAAGCGATTGATGGCACTGGCCGAGCCCTACCTGGATTACGCGCTGGCGCATCCGCATCTGTTCGACCACGCGTTTTCGGTGCGTCGCGATGATGCGCGACGTTTTCCCGAGGACTTTCGCGCCGGCCATTCACCCACCTTCAATGTCTTGCTCCATGCCGTGGTTGAAGGCATGGCCCAGGGGGTGTTGAAACAGGACGACCCGCACGACGTTGCGATGGCCCTATGGGCACAGCAGCACGGTTTGATCGCGCTCTATCGCGCCGGGCGCTTCAGTTACGACGAAGTGCAGTTTCGTGCCTTCTACCTACAATCGCTGGGGAGGTTGTTCGATGGCATCAAGGCCTGA
- a CDS encoding S41 family peptidase, producing the protein MAGGVSAQEANQAGDHAADKDRLYTPAQLRADFEHMVRGLHSAHVDLYAFTSKRALDQRHRQLYAQLNQPLTLLQAKTQFELFAADVHMGHTRIDSPASDWRKFRAGGGKGFPLEIRIVEGRVYVGANLSGVDAIKPGDEITSIDGQSVQQWLKRTEQHVSAETSYMADSLMEYDFAIYLWIELGPVDGFDVVIKRDGSKPQSVRVPARTSTQMEASRAQQPPSLDLETPLRMAKMLDDHVAYLRPGPFYNVEAKTEAESWDVSAFQRFIDQSFESFLDARTDSVIIDLRGNPGGDNLFSDVMVSWFATRPFRFASQFKIRVSEESTAANADRIANDAEAAGPISRKFAEIYARSKVGDVVDFDIPLAYPREGRRFAGKVFVLVDGHSYSNAVSVAALVQDYQFGVVLGEATSDMATTYGAMEQFKLPYTGLSVGYPKARIVRPNGDLSAKGVTPDLPIRMPVIQTPADEVLQQAAAIARGSRQGG; encoded by the coding sequence GTGGCGGGCGGGGTTTCGGCCCAAGAGGCCAATCAGGCAGGCGATCATGCCGCCGACAAGGATCGGCTATACACGCCCGCACAGCTTCGCGCTGATTTCGAGCACATGGTCCGCGGGCTTCACTCTGCTCACGTCGACCTGTACGCATTTACGTCCAAGCGGGCGCTGGATCAGCGCCACAGGCAGCTGTACGCGCAATTGAATCAGCCTTTGACCCTGCTTCAGGCGAAAACCCAGTTCGAACTTTTTGCCGCCGACGTACATATGGGCCATACCCGTATCGACTCGCCGGCATCCGATTGGCGGAAGTTCCGCGCGGGTGGCGGCAAGGGGTTCCCGCTCGAGATTCGCATCGTGGAAGGGCGCGTCTATGTTGGCGCGAACCTCAGTGGTGTGGACGCGATCAAGCCAGGAGACGAAATTACTAGTATTGACGGGCAGAGCGTCCAGCAATGGCTGAAGCGTACGGAGCAACATGTCTCGGCCGAGACAAGTTATATGGCGGACTCCCTGATGGAGTACGACTTCGCGATTTACTTATGGATCGAGCTCGGCCCCGTCGATGGGTTTGACGTGGTGATTAAGCGTGACGGATCGAAACCGCAAAGCGTGCGCGTACCGGCGCGTACCAGTACGCAGATGGAAGCGTCTCGCGCACAGCAGCCACCGTCCCTGGATCTCGAAACACCGCTTCGTATGGCGAAGATGCTTGACGACCACGTGGCTTATCTCCGGCCAGGACCGTTCTATAACGTGGAGGCGAAGACCGAGGCCGAGAGTTGGGATGTTTCGGCATTCCAGCGGTTCATCGATCAGTCGTTCGAGAGTTTCCTGGATGCTCGTACGGATAGTGTCATTATCGATTTGCGTGGCAATCCCGGCGGAGACAATCTTTTCAGCGACGTCATGGTGTCCTGGTTCGCGACCCGCCCATTTCGATTCGCCTCGCAGTTCAAAATAAGGGTCAGTGAGGAATCCACCGCCGCCAATGCGGATCGGATTGCGAACGACGCGGAGGCGGCAGGCCCCATCTCGCGCAAGTTTGCGGAGATCTATGCGCGATCCAAGGTGGGTGATGTCGTCGACTTCGATATTCCACTTGCCTATCCTCGTGAAGGCCGGCGCTTCGCCGGAAAGGTGTTCGTGCTGGTCGACGGGCATTCCTATTCGAACGCCGTGTCCGTCGCCGCGCTCGTGCAGGACTACCAGTTTGGCGTCGTGCTGGGCGAAGCCACCTCCGATATGGCGACTACCTACGGTGCCATGGAGCAGTTCAAGCTGCCCTATACCGGGCTGTCCGTTGGCTATCCCAAGGCAAGAATAGTTCGGCCCAACGGCGATCTCAGCGCCAAGGGCGTGACGCCGGACCTGCCCATCCGCATGCCGGTCATCCAGACACCGGCCGATGAAGTTCTGCAGCAGGCTGCAGCGATCGCACGAGGGAGCCGGCAGGGAGGATGA
- a CDS encoding FecR family protein: MMADTFNEQTMHAAADWWVRLRDPAAAEQTIEQWLVWTSADASHLRAFERITELAERLSALGEVTRAQLVAEFSPVEVVRRRWLPMAAAAAVVGVALMCGYIAWSLRGTELAPRVYSSEVAARRDITLVDGTTVTLGGATRLTAQFNRDHRQVELAQGEAFFQVVHNAERPFVVNAGKLAIHDVGTAFDVRRTGDQVTISVTEGRVRIFNRADRTGDGLEAVAGQRVSYDPGRAALSVSSTDLARATAWQSDRLEFDNESLAVVVANINRYRMRPVRIEDAHLDSLTFTGTVKTDAIDDWLHALPQVLPVKVRDAAGQTILSDVGSTSRR; the protein is encoded by the coding sequence ATGATGGCCGATACTTTCAACGAGCAGACCATGCACGCCGCCGCGGATTGGTGGGTGCGTCTGCGCGATCCCGCTGCCGCCGAGCAGACCATCGAACAGTGGTTGGTGTGGACCTCGGCCGATGCCAGCCATCTGCGCGCCTTCGAACGGATCACGGAACTGGCCGAGCGACTCAGTGCGCTCGGCGAGGTCACGCGTGCGCAACTGGTCGCCGAATTCTCGCCGGTCGAGGTTGTACGCCGACGCTGGTTGCCGATGGCGGCTGCAGCGGCGGTGGTGGGCGTGGCGCTGATGTGCGGCTATATCGCGTGGAGCCTTCGCGGCACTGAATTGGCGCCACGGGTCTACAGCAGCGAGGTAGCCGCCAGGCGCGATATCACCCTGGTCGATGGCACGACCGTGACCCTGGGTGGCGCGACCAGGCTCACCGCGCAGTTCAACCGGGATCATCGCCAGGTGGAGCTGGCGCAAGGCGAGGCGTTCTTCCAGGTCGTGCACAACGCTGAGCGGCCGTTTGTGGTGAATGCCGGCAAGCTGGCGATTCACGACGTCGGCACGGCGTTCGATGTGCGGCGCACCGGTGATCAAGTGACGATTTCGGTGACCGAAGGGCGCGTACGCATCTTCAATCGCGCCGATCGCACGGGCGACGGCCTGGAGGCCGTGGCAGGGCAAAGGGTGTCGTACGATCCGGGCCGCGCCGCCTTGAGTGTGTCGAGCACCGACCTGGCACGCGCCACGGCCTGGCAAAGCGATCGATTGGAATTCGACAACGAATCGCTGGCTGTCGTGGTCGCCAACATCAACCGCTACCGTATGCGGCCCGTGCGTATCGAGGATGCGCATCTTGACTCGCTGACCTTCACCGGAACGGTGAAGACGGATGCCATTGACGATTGGCTGCATGCGCTGCCGCAGGTGCTACCTGTGAAGGTGCGCGACGCGGCTGGGCAGACGATTCTGTCTGACGTCGGATCCACCAGCCGCCGCTAG
- a CDS encoding VirK/YbjX family protein, with product MDADLVFAASGCALAAQQALERELRVVAGASRPRVTVPLKEPEARDGLVNLALWLGSLRDRSDWVGNAFQRTMMAAKYLVRASSLPREHQRFLAFAQAHPLMRACVKCDPRLLERHLHRFINRHWHRAARLRSLQCHYRHMLHRLPTALFDDIYVRGRATLGQLTLKDGSQLALHLRPPVFMGCEGELCIELSEMDGRPFYRLVITIIDDEPTLAIGCLQGPDGEHARERVRELTRHMHGMRPKQLVLTLAYAFASRCGVRRIMAVGNAGHPLRGRRQFHADYDAFWQEQGGVQARGGWFLMPSTLPHRIESEVPSKHRALYRRRAELRRQAEQMLADAMGDAPAATVTLESKSSVPGVLREAAWTS from the coding sequence TTGGATGCGGACCTGGTTTTCGCGGCCAGCGGTTGTGCCTTGGCGGCGCAGCAAGCGCTGGAGCGAGAGCTGCGGGTGGTCGCGGGTGCGTCGCGCCCGCGAGTGACGGTGCCGTTGAAGGAGCCGGAAGCCAGGGATGGCCTCGTCAATCTCGCGTTGTGGCTGGGTTCGCTGCGTGATCGCAGCGACTGGGTGGGCAACGCGTTCCAGCGCACCATGATGGCTGCGAAGTACCTGGTGCGTGCCTCGTCACTGCCGCGCGAGCATCAGCGCTTCCTGGCCTTCGCCCAAGCGCATCCACTCATGCGGGCCTGCGTGAAATGTGATCCGCGCTTGCTGGAGCGCCATCTGCATCGCTTCATCAACCGACATTGGCATCGTGCGGCCCGCCTGCGCAGTCTGCAATGCCATTACCGCCACATGTTGCATCGGTTGCCGACGGCCTTGTTTGACGATATCTATGTGCGCGGGCGAGCCACGCTGGGCCAATTGACGTTGAAGGACGGCAGCCAGCTGGCGCTGCATCTGCGGCCGCCCGTCTTCATGGGTTGCGAGGGCGAGTTGTGCATCGAGCTCAGCGAGATGGATGGCCGCCCGTTCTATCGTCTGGTCATCACCATCATAGACGACGAGCCGACCCTTGCGATCGGTTGCCTCCAGGGTCCAGATGGCGAGCACGCCCGTGAACGGGTGCGTGAGCTGACCCGCCATATGCATGGCATGCGTCCCAAGCAACTCGTGCTGACACTGGCCTATGCGTTTGCCTCGCGATGCGGCGTCCGCCGCATCATGGCGGTTGGCAATGCCGGCCATCCATTGCGCGGCCGCCGCCAGTTTCACGCCGACTACGATGCGTTTTGGCAGGAGCAGGGTGGGGTGCAGGCGCGTGGGGGTTGGTTCCTGATGCCTTCGACTTTGCCTCACCGGATCGAGTCCGAGGTGCCCAGCAAACACCGAGCCCTTTACCGTCGCCGCGCTGAACTGCGCCGCCAGGCCGAGCAGATGTTGGCTGATGCCATGGGCGACGCGCCCGCTGCCACCGTCACGTTAGAATCCAAATCGTCCGTTCCAGGCGTACTTCGGGAAGCCGCGTGGACAAGCTAG
- the cutA gene encoding divalent-cation tolerance protein CutA — protein sequence MSDPVLLCYCTCPDAASAQTLADALVGESLAACVSGLPAISSTYRWHGKVITDSEVLLLIKTTESRFAALKERVLALHPYEVPELIAVPVTQGHAAYLDWVRTSVS from the coding sequence ATGTCCGACCCCGTCCTGCTCTGCTACTGCACCTGCCCCGACGCCGCCAGCGCGCAAACCCTGGCCGATGCCCTGGTGGGCGAAAGCCTGGCCGCCTGCGTGAGCGGCCTGCCCGCCATCAGCTCCACCTATCGCTGGCACGGCAAGGTGATCACCGACAGCGAGGTATTGCTGCTGATCAAGACCACCGAAAGCCGCTTTGCCGCCCTCAAGGAGCGGGTGTTGGCCCTGCATCCGTATGAAGTGCCGGAACTGATCGCCGTGCCGGTAACGCAAGGTCACGCCGCTTATCTGGATTGGGTACGCACGAGCGTGAGCTGA
- the groES gene encoding co-chaperone GroES, which produces MSKLRPLHDRVIVKRLEEERVSAGGIVIPDSATEKPTRGKVIAAGTGRILDDGNVRPMSLKEGDVVLFGKYAGQEIKIDGEELVFLKEDDIVAVIEG; this is translated from the coding sequence ATGAGCAAACTGCGTCCGCTGCACGATCGCGTCATCGTCAAGCGTCTCGAAGAAGAGCGCGTCTCCGCTGGCGGCATCGTCATTCCTGACAGCGCCACCGAAAAGCCGACCCGCGGCAAGGTCATCGCTGCCGGTACCGGCCGCATCCTGGACGACGGCAACGTGCGCCCGATGTCGCTGAAGGAAGGCGACGTGGTGCTGTTCGGCAAGTACGCCGGCCAGGAAATCAAGATCGACGGCGAAGAGCTGGTCTTCCTGAAGGAAGACGACATCGTTGCGGTTATCGAAGGCTGA
- a CDS encoding RNA polymerase sigma factor produces the protein MDKLVKTEAIRGESAAVPAHAAQISALFRDHNRALVAFLQCRLNSLADAQEVAQEAYIRMFTLEHPEQVDSLRAYLFRTASNLAVDRLRMRKVRNDHAIEPPSEDVHLAPIPERHASATEQLHGLHKALRELPAKTSRAFVMHVIDGSDIGVIARAMKISERMVRYHVANALAHCRAQVDELEMP, from the coding sequence GTGGACAAGCTAGTCAAAACGGAAGCAATCCGTGGCGAAAGTGCTGCGGTGCCTGCCCATGCAGCGCAGATTTCGGCGCTGTTTCGTGATCACAACCGTGCCCTGGTCGCGTTCCTGCAATGCCGCCTCAATTCGCTCGCCGATGCGCAGGAAGTCGCGCAGGAGGCGTATATCCGCATGTTCACGCTCGAACACCCCGAACAGGTGGATTCGCTGCGCGCTTACTTGTTCCGAACGGCATCGAACCTGGCGGTAGATCGCCTGCGCATGCGCAAGGTACGTAACGACCATGCGATCGAGCCACCGAGCGAGGATGTGCATCTCGCGCCGATTCCCGAACGCCACGCCTCGGCCACCGAGCAGTTGCACGGCCTGCATAAGGCGTTGCGCGAGCTGCCTGCCAAGACCAGCCGCGCGTTCGTCATGCACGTCATCGACGGAAGCGACATTGGCGTTATCGCGCGAGCCATGAAAATCAGCGAGCGCATGGTGCGCTATCACGTTGCCAACGCCCTGGCGCATTGCCGGGCGCAGGTGGACGAACTGGAGATGCCATGA
- a CDS encoding MarR family winged helix-turn-helix transcriptional regulator, with protein sequence MTDATSRFGPAAIGARLRRLSEVIDEDAGRIYVELGIDFQQRWVGILEQLALHGSLSVSELASYLGIRHSSVSQTRRSLEESGLVRSDVDPVDARSRRLRLSPLGKKLVRRLEPLWEALNAISIELNAEAGNVVEALDRLDRALQKATIYERMRQKLSSEPGVGTSKKTARQQGPKRPRALV encoded by the coding sequence ATGACTGATGCCACATCCAGGTTCGGGCCAGCAGCTATCGGCGCACGGCTGCGGCGACTCTCGGAAGTCATTGACGAGGATGCGGGGAGAATCTACGTCGAACTCGGCATCGACTTTCAGCAACGCTGGGTGGGGATTCTGGAACAACTGGCCCTGCACGGTTCGTTATCCGTCAGCGAATTGGCAAGCTATCTCGGCATTCGTCATTCATCAGTGAGCCAAACGCGTCGCTCGCTCGAGGAGTCCGGCCTGGTGCGCTCAGACGTTGACCCGGTCGATGCCCGTAGTCGCCGGCTCCGCCTATCACCGCTTGGCAAGAAACTAGTTCGTCGCCTCGAGCCGCTCTGGGAAGCGCTCAACGCGATCTCCATTGAACTTAATGCCGAAGCCGGCAATGTCGTCGAGGCCCTTGATCGGCTGGATCGCGCCCTGCAGAAAGCAACCATTTACGAGCGCATGCGACAGAAACTTTCTTCCGAACCCGGCGTGGGCACGTCGAAAAAAACAGCTCGTCAACAAGGGCCCAAGAGGCCACGGGCACTCGTTTGA
- a CDS encoding nitrilase-related carbon-nitrogen hydrolase, whose translation MASRPDRSAPLTSLAATALTALGWWFGTGVQPRWWLTWLALLPLLWLAPRVRARWTALAAFLAIAIGGFNQWDYLHEYIGLPVPIIVYVIAMPALVMMLCVLLFRRLLLRGRHLAAALALPTAWVAAEYINSLTSPHGTFGSLAYTQMNALPIIQVAALAGIWGISFLVLLLPAAIATQLAPQAAKRHRLPVAATAAVLIIASIAYGSWRLQAPAVATMRIGLVSLEKPIRPALGDADGQALEARYIDAISRLANAGAQAVLIPETSFATSETTVPAFAALARQHAVAVGVGIDFKGDPRAERNMLMVLPSSATAPAAYNKRHLIPGFERHYTPGDSYTLLAGTPRIGLAVCKDMDFHDIGRAYAARHAQLLLVPAWDFSIDGWLHSRMAIMRGVESGFAIARAARSGRLTLSDDRGRVVAEASSEEHDADVVGDLPLRDTRTLYARWGDWFAWLSLIALTAWLALAFLPRGAGDR comes from the coding sequence ATGGCATCAAGGCCTGATCGAAGCGCACCGCTGACGTCGTTGGCGGCAACGGCGCTGACGGCGCTAGGCTGGTGGTTCGGCACGGGCGTACAACCACGATGGTGGTTGACCTGGCTCGCGCTACTACCGCTGCTATGGCTTGCCCCTCGGGTTCGCGCACGCTGGACAGCGCTGGCGGCCTTTCTGGCGATCGCAATCGGTGGGTTCAATCAGTGGGATTATTTGCACGAGTATATCGGCTTGCCCGTGCCGATCATCGTGTATGTCATCGCCATGCCCGCCCTGGTGATGATGTTATGCGTGCTGTTGTTCCGACGCTTGCTCCTGCGTGGCCGTCATCTTGCGGCGGCCTTGGCGCTGCCAACGGCATGGGTGGCCGCCGAATACATCAACAGTCTGACGTCGCCGCATGGCACGTTCGGCAGCCTTGCCTACACGCAGATGAACGCCCTTCCGATCATCCAGGTCGCCGCCCTGGCAGGCATCTGGGGTATCAGCTTCCTCGTGTTGTTGTTGCCGGCCGCCATCGCCACACAACTGGCACCGCAAGCCGCGAAGCGTCACCGCCTTCCGGTGGCCGCGACGGCCGCAGTGCTGATCATCGCCAGCATCGCCTACGGCAGCTGGCGCTTGCAGGCACCGGCGGTGGCGACGATGCGCATCGGCCTGGTCTCGCTGGAGAAGCCGATCCGACCCGCCTTGGGTGATGCGGATGGCCAGGCACTGGAAGCGCGCTACATCGATGCGATCAGTCGGCTCGCGAACGCTGGCGCGCAGGCCGTCCTGATCCCGGAAACATCCTTTGCCACGTCCGAGACGACCGTGCCGGCCTTCGCGGCACTGGCGAGGCAACACGCGGTAGCCGTGGGCGTCGGTATCGATTTCAAGGGTGATCCACGCGCTGAACGCAATATGCTGATGGTGCTCCCATCCAGCGCCACGGCGCCGGCTGCCTACAACAAACGTCATCTGATCCCTGGTTTTGAACGCCATTACACGCCGGGCGACAGCTACACCCTGCTCGCCGGCACGCCGCGGATCGGACTGGCGGTGTGCAAGGACATGGATTTCCACGATATCGGCCGCGCCTACGCAGCGCGCCATGCGCAACTGTTGCTGGTGCCCGCGTGGGACTTCAGCATCGACGGCTGGCTGCATAGCCGCATGGCGATCATGCGTGGCGTGGAAAGTGGATTCGCCATCGCGCGGGCGGCCCGCTCCGGCCGACTGACTTTAAGCGATGATCGCGGTCGCGTCGTGGCCGAGGCTTCCAGCGAAGAGCATGACGCCGACGTGGTAGGCGATCTCCCGTTACGCGACACGCGCACGCTGTATGCGCGATGGGGTGACTGGTTCGCGTGGCTCAGCCTGATCGCGTTGACGGCGTGGCTGGCGCTGGCCTTCCTGCCACGCGGCGCAGGCGATCGCTAG
- a CDS encoding class II aldolase/adducin family protein, with the protein MSDELTLRKDIVAQGAKLAASGLSQGTSGNLSIRCGTGFLITPSGTPYEEITPAGVVQVDMAGHWDPPLRPSSEWRFHRDIYAARPDVQAVVHVHPPYSTALAMCRMDIPAAHYMIAVGGGDSIRCADYHTYGTQALSDAVVQALEGRLACLMANHGMIATGGTLAQAMWRAIEVETLARQYALALQLGKPVMLTDNEVTQVLEKFANYGLMAAKP; encoded by the coding sequence GTGAGCGACGAGCTGACGCTACGCAAGGACATCGTCGCCCAAGGGGCGAAACTGGCCGCATCCGGCCTGAGCCAGGGCACCTCGGGCAACCTCAGCATCCGCTGTGGAACCGGCTTCCTGATTACCCCGAGCGGCACCCCCTACGAGGAGATCACTCCGGCCGGGGTCGTCCAGGTCGACATGGCGGGCCACTGGGACCCGCCGCTACGGCCATCGAGCGAATGGCGCTTCCACCGCGACATCTATGCCGCGCGCCCCGACGTCCAGGCCGTAGTTCACGTGCACCCGCCCTACAGCACCGCGCTGGCCATGTGTCGTATGGATATTCCGGCGGCCCACTACATGATCGCGGTGGGTGGCGGGGACTCGATCCGCTGCGCGGACTACCACACCTACGGCACCCAAGCTCTCTCCGACGCGGTAGTTCAGGCACTGGAAGGCCGCCTGGCCTGCCTGATGGCCAACCACGGCATGATTGCCACTGGCGGCACCCTGGCACAGGCGATGTGGCGGGCCATCGAGGTCGAAACCCTGGCCAGGCAATACGCCCTGGCGCTGCAGCTCGGCAAGCCGGTGATGCTGACGGACAACGAGGTCACCCAGGTCCTCGAAAAATTCGCCAACTACGGCCTGATGGCGGCGAAGCCCTGA
- the groL gene encoding chaperonin GroEL (60 kDa chaperone family; promotes refolding of misfolded polypeptides especially under stressful conditions; forms two stacked rings of heptamers to form a barrel-shaped 14mer; ends can be capped by GroES; misfolded proteins enter the barrel where they are refolded when GroES binds) has protein sequence MAAKEVRFGEDVRARMLKGVNTLANAVKVTLGPKGRNVVIEKSYGAPTVTKDGVSVAKEIELADKYENIGAQIVKEAASKTSDVAGDGTTTATVLAQAFIQEGLKAVAAGMNPMDLKRGIDQAVSAAVGELKKLSNPTADDKAIAQVGTISANSDTNIGDIIATAMKKVGKEGVITVEEGSGLENELDVVEGMQFDRGYLSPYFINNQQSQQVELDDPFILIHDKKVSNVRELLPVLEAVAKAGKPLLIVAEEVEGEALATLVVNTIRGIVKVAAVKAPGFGDRRKAILEDIAILTNGVVISEEVGLALEKATITDLGRAKRVVITKENTTIIDGAGEAERIQSRIGQIKAQIEETSSDYDREKLQERVAKLAGGVAVIKVGAATEVEMKEKKARVEDALHATRAAVEEGVVPGGGVALIRSLKALEGLKGHNADQDLGIAITRRALEAPLRAIVANAGDEPSVILNKVKEGNGNFGYNAATGEFGDMIAFGILDPTKVTRSALQFAASVAGSIITTEAAVTEVPKKDEGHSHGAPGGGMGGMGGMDF, from the coding sequence ATGGCAGCTAAAGAAGTCCGCTTCGGCGAAGACGTACGCGCACGCATGCTCAAGGGTGTCAATACCCTGGCCAATGCGGTCAAGGTCACCCTGGGCCCGAAGGGCCGCAACGTGGTGATCGAGAAGAGCTACGGCGCCCCGACCGTGACCAAGGACGGCGTGTCCGTGGCCAAGGAAATCGAACTGGCCGACAAGTACGAGAACATCGGCGCCCAGATCGTCAAGGAAGCCGCTTCCAAGACCTCCGACGTGGCCGGCGACGGCACCACCACGGCAACCGTGCTGGCCCAGGCGTTCATCCAGGAAGGCCTCAAGGCTGTGGCCGCCGGCATGAACCCGATGGACCTCAAGCGCGGTATCGACCAGGCCGTGTCCGCCGCCGTGGGCGAGCTGAAGAAGCTCTCCAACCCGACCGCTGACGACAAGGCGATTGCCCAGGTCGGCACCATCTCGGCCAACTCCGACACCAACATCGGCGACATCATCGCTACCGCGATGAAGAAGGTCGGCAAGGAAGGCGTGATCACGGTTGAGGAAGGCTCGGGTCTCGAGAACGAGCTCGACGTCGTCGAAGGCATGCAGTTCGACCGCGGCTACCTGTCGCCGTACTTCATCAACAACCAGCAGTCGCAGCAGGTTGAGCTGGACGACCCGTTCATCCTCATCCACGACAAGAAGGTCTCCAACGTCCGTGAGCTGCTGCCGGTGCTGGAAGCGGTCGCCAAGGCTGGCAAGCCGCTGCTGATCGTGGCCGAGGAAGTCGAGGGCGAAGCCCTGGCGACCCTCGTCGTCAACACCATCCGTGGCATCGTCAAGGTTGCCGCCGTGAAGGCGCCGGGCTTCGGCGACCGTCGCAAGGCCATCCTGGAAGACATCGCCATCCTCACCAATGGCGTGGTGATCTCCGAGGAAGTGGGCCTGGCTCTCGAGAAGGCCACGATCACGGATCTGGGCCGTGCCAAGCGCGTCGTGATCACCAAGGAAAACACCACGATCATCGACGGCGCCGGCGAAGCTGAGCGCATCCAGTCGCGCATCGGCCAGATCAAGGCGCAGATCGAAGAGACCTCGTCGGACTACGACCGCGAGAAGCTCCAGGAGCGTGTGGCCAAACTGGCTGGCGGCGTGGCCGTCATCAAGGTGGGCGCCGCGACCGAAGTCGAGATGAAGGAAAAGAAGGCTCGCGTCGAAGACGCCCTGCACGCTACCCGCGCTGCCGTGGAAGAAGGCGTGGTTCCGGGCGGCGGCGTGGCGCTGATCCGTTCGCTGAAGGCCCTCGAAGGCCTCAAGGGCCACAACGCCGATCAGGACCTGGGCATTGCCATCACCCGTCGTGCGCTGGAAGCCCCGCTGCGCGCCATCGTGGCCAACGCTGGCGACGAGCCGTCCGTCATCCTCAACAAGGTGAAGGAAGGCAACGGTAACTTCGGTTACAACGCGGCCACCGGCGAGTTCGGCGACATGATCGCCTTCGGCATCCTGGACCCGACCAAGGTCACGCGTTCGGCCCTGCAGTTCGCGGCCTCGGTGGCAGGTTCCATCATCACGACCGAAGCGGCCGTGACCGAAGTGCCGAAGAAGGACGAAGGTCATTCGCACGGCGCGCCGGGCGGTGGCATGGGCGGCATGGGCGGCATGGACTTCTAA
- a CDS encoding FxLYD domain-containing protein, with the protein MEGKTLESNARRSRRWKSLGRVALVLLSIGLATSATAAAASKPLRHAVQVGSYRVERDVTPGRNKVVGTLTNVSRARIHATRVSFRLFDAKGRAIGRAVDEVHDLEPGQTWKFHARARGNVSRAHLLRVETE; encoded by the coding sequence GTGGAAGGTAAGACGTTGGAATCAAATGCGCGGCGCTCACGGCGCTGGAAGAGTCTCGGTCGGGTCGCGCTGGTGCTGCTCAGCATCGGCTTGGCGACCAGTGCCACGGCCGCGGCTGCGAGCAAGCCCTTGAGGCACGCCGTGCAGGTCGGCTCGTATCGCGTGGAACGCGACGTAACACCTGGTCGCAACAAGGTGGTGGGAACGTTGACCAACGTGAGCCGGGCGCGGATCCACGCCACCCGGGTCAGCTTCCGGCTGTTCGATGCGAAAGGGCGTGCCATTGGGCGCGCAGTTGACGAGGTGCACGACCTGGAACCCGGACAGACATGGAAATTCCACGCCCGTGCGCGTGGAAATGTAAGCCGGGCCCACCTGTTGCGCGTCGAGACTGAGTAG